One stretch of Juglans microcarpa x Juglans regia isolate MS1-56 chromosome 3D, Jm3101_v1.0, whole genome shotgun sequence DNA includes these proteins:
- the LOC121255212 gene encoding NAC domain-containing protein 14-like: MDALSLKVQPWMRFDPPEDKVIDFFLRAKITGNDELVDFIPEAQSCKWEPWDLKACLDSCGINTACPERWFFSPLDLKHRSGNRSNRATDAGFWKVTGNDKIIMSETGIIGKKKFLVFYRGRGKGEKTDWVIHEYHTTLKDLDGTHPGQNAFVLCRLSYKHEKSIKDQNINDAGHAVSSPAISKLFHEESESELLLASVFPASGGEATTTPENCDETISGTTTAAECDDKHISAHAAENQLGELTITNDDLKIEEMIIELQQIEACDVLTPSTSLHNNPTVSSAATAKSSLEEIESTRGLDSVSYNACAARNEVPEAPVSEFEEGLSLSDLPSEPPDCNLSSLFHPLDTQLGMSDPVTYDSNNSPSGTYFQYGAYKPAAHDHELSDPMAYFDNEYIQNMSVSQKNLTVVSNKDNGSCTGSGAKMANKPLEWCDQNCYNAYTAKKEVLEATASEVDLQLKEGLYMFDLLPKPPDCNLDMPFGMPCPVTDDSNNSHCRMDFHQKNLTLVSIKDSHANAPLESTFQDSGRVSKRKASSGLVNLESHMNLLNIRFLWMLPNQMIIRNLNRKELQGSSSTHYICTNSRWCGLCIRSGIFLVYLFSRTGQSFMEYFHDYIYGW, translated from the exons ATGGATGCGTTGTCTCTGAAAGTGCAACCATGGATGAGATTTGACCCGCCGGAAGACAAGGTCATCGACTTCTTCTTGAGGGCAAAGATCACTGGGAATGATGAGTTAGTCGACTTCATTCCCGAAGCTCAGAGTTGCAAATGGGAGCCCTGGGATTTGAAAG CCTGTTTAGATTCATGTGGCATAAACACCGCATGTCCCGAGCGGTGGTTCTTCTCGCCACTGGATCTGAAGCATCGAAGTGGGAATCGATCGAACCGGGCAACCGATGCTGGGTTTTGGAAAGTGACTGGAAATGACAAGATAATCATGTCTGAAACTGGAATcattggaaagaaaaagtttcTGGTATTCTATAGAGGTCGTGGTAAAGGCGAGAAAACAGATTGGGTGATTCATGAATACCATACAACCCTGAAGGACCTTGATGGCACCCATCCCGGTCAG AACGCCTTTGTACTCTGCCGATTATCCTATAAACATGAAAAGAGTATTAAAGATCAAAACATTAATGATGCTGGACATGCTGTTTCATCACCCGCCATATCCAAATTGTTTCATGAAGAATCAGAGTCTGAGCTACTTCTGGCCTCAGTATTCCCTGCATCAGGTGGGGAAGCTACTACAACACCTGAAAATTGTGATGAAACAATATCTGGCACTACAACAGCTGCCGAGTGTGATGACAAACATATTAGTGCTCACGCTGCAGAGAATCAATTGGGAGAACTTACCATTACCAAT GATGatttgaaaatagaagaaatgatCATTGAGCTGCAGCAAATAGAAGCTTGCGATGTTTTGACGCCTTCAACTTCACTACACAATAACCCTACTGTTTCATCAGCCGCCACAGCTAAATCTTCTTTAGAAGAAATAGAGTCTACGCGAGGTTTGGATTCGGTCAGTTATAATGCTTGCGCAGCAAGAAATGAAGTGCCTGAAGCACCAGTCAGTGAG TTTGAGGAAGGCTTGAGTCTGTCTGATCTCCCATCAGAGCCACCGGATTGCAACTTGTCCTCTTTGTTTCACCCCTTGGATACGCAACTTGGCATGTCTGATCCCGTCACTTATGACTCAAACAACAGTCCTAGTGGCACTTATTTTCAGTATGGTGCTTATAAGCCTGCCGCTCATGACCATGAATTATCAGATCCAATGGCTTATTTTGATAATGAGTACATTCAAAATATGTCTGTCAGTCAAAAGAACCTCACTGTGGTCTCTAATAAGGACAATGGATCATGCACCGGTTCAGGTGCAAAAATGGCCAACAAACCG CTTGAATGGTGTGACCAAAATTGTTATAATGCTTACACTGCAAAAAAGGAAGTGCTAGAAGCAACAGCCAGTGAG GTTGATTTGCAGCTCAAGGAAGGCTTGTATATGTTTGATCTTCTACCAAAGCCTCCAGATTGCAACTTGGATATGCCATTCGGCATGCCTTGTCCCGTCACCGATGACTCAAACAACAGTCATTGCAGGATGGATTTTCA TCAAAAGAATCTCACTTTGGTCTCTATTAAGGACAGTCATGCGAATGCACCG CTTGAGTCAACGTTCCAAGATTCTGGAAGGGTCAGCAAACGAAAGGCTTCATCAGGGTTGGTAAATCTGGAATCCCACATG AACTTGCTTAATATAAGATTCTTATGGATGTTGCCAAATCAAATGATTATCAGAAACCTGAATAGAAAAGAACTTCAG GGTTCTTCTTCTACCCACTACATTTGCACAAATTCAAGATGGTGTGGTCTGTGTATTCGATCTGGGATTTTTCTGGTTTACCTCTTTTCAAGAACTGGTCAATCCTTCATGGAGTATTTCCATGACTATATTTACGGCTGGTGA